From the Microcoleus sp. FACHB-672 genome, the window ACACCAAAACCGGCATCGTGACTTGGGTGAATAATTACCATTCTTTAGCTTGGGGCATTCTGGAGGTGTTGAAGAACCCTGGTTACGCCCAGTGGCTGGTTGATAATGCTTACGAGGATTTGGAACGCCGGTTTAATTGGCCAAAGCTGGCGCTACAGACTGAGAACGTCTACCGGCGCGTTGTTCAAGAGCGAGTGCAGGTGACATGGTAAGCAAAGAATATCAATTTGTGGGGCCGGCTTCTCGCCGGCTTATAAAAATGATAGGTAAAGTGGTTAGCTTACAAAATTTATCGGCTGGTGTTTTTATTGCACCACTCATCAATTTTCTTTTCTATTAAATAATATTTAATTTTTTTAATATCTGCTGAGAGTTGCAAGAACACTGGACAATTTTTCCACTAATACACAAGCTCAGGTTTTTCTTGGGAGTGCAAGATCGCAGATCAAAGGTAGATGATCTGAACCTATATTCCCAAGAGTTTTAGTATCTCTAACTTTAATTTTTGAACTAACTAAACAATGATCTAAAGGAATGTACAGCAGGGGAGATTGAGCCGGCCAAGTTGGTAAAATACCAAAGCCGGCCCTTGTGTTATGAAGTCCGGATTTTTGGATAAACTGTTTATAATAGGGCGACCACATCGTTGCATTCAAATCTCCAACAACTAAATGTGGATTTTTGAGCTGCTGCACATATTTACTAATTTCTTCGAGCTGTGTGTTTCGCCCGTTAAAGTATTCTTGATTACTGGGGGGTAGTGGATGTGTGGCAACGATGGAAATGATTTGGTCGGAAAACCTGACATCTGCCAGTAAACTCACCACATCTTCATCCGCAAAAAACTTATAAGCTGGATCGTTAAGGGCTGTTTTGCTGTATAGGGCGATACCAAAGTTATCTTCTCTGGGATAAACCAAAGAATAAGGCAGAATATCCTGAATCGCTTCTAGCTGTTTTGACCAAACTTCATTCACTTCTAAGAAAACTGCAATATCAGGTGAGTTTTTCTCTACCAGGGAGATAATTTTTGAGTATTGTCGGTTAGAAGTTAAGACATTTGCCAGCAAAACCTTCATCGGAGTGCCGGCAGGAACAGCGGCATCTGTTAGTTGAGGGATATACCAAGGAACGATAACAGCAAGGTTGAGCGCGACACAGAAGAGGCTGACAAGACTCAACCACTTGCGACGTGTCACAGAGAAAAAAATTAAGGCAATACACCCAACACCCAGGTATTGCAGTTTAAAATGGCTCGTGAGTTCTAAATACCTGTGGGAGCCTCCCAAATAACCTGTCAGAGAAAACAGTGTAGAAAAAACTGTTCCTATAATTAGCCAGCGTAAAAGCGCGTTTTTAACTTGAGCCTGCCAGCCTTC encodes:
- a CDS encoding endonuclease/exonuclease/phosphatase family protein, with amino-acid sequence MQFIQHFLKIEGWQAQVKNALLRWLIIGTVFSTLFSLTGYLGGSHRYLELTSHFKLQYLGVGCIALIFFSVTRRKWLSLVSLFCVALNLAVIVPWYIPQLTDAAVPAGTPMKVLLANVLTSNRQYSKIISLVEKNSPDIAVFLEVNEVWSKQLEAIQDILPYSLVYPREDNFGIALYSKTALNDPAYKFFADEDVVSLLADVRFSDQIISIVATHPLPPSNQEYFNGRNTQLEEISKYVQQLKNPHLVVGDLNATMWSPYYKQFIQKSGLHNTRAGFGILPTWPAQSPLLYIPLDHCLVSSKIKVRDTKTLGNIGSDHLPLICDLALPRKT